A genome region from Anastrepha ludens isolate Willacy chromosome 3, idAnaLude1.1, whole genome shotgun sequence includes the following:
- the LOC128858862 gene encoding zinc finger matrin-type protein CG9776 isoform X1 — translation MEEDLILQQPADRRLGTGNTLPPGPPGAESDGGAEYENFTIDTNKTKMEKDSSRISASRSSRRRSPSGSPPRSRRKSPSRGRRSPSLDSGSRRRRRSPSPPPRRNRFRDYSPDRRRFDGGGGRNMRRSPDRRRGGGGRGFRFRGRSNSRSRSRSISPRRGGGNRWSPKKKPSSPLPINAPPPPQVSQPQTQYGAIPPQLYPSDTYAQTAYNQYSVPPPQPAASFPPQQRTDSYGMQAPAPPVFNAAYPPPPVWGSNDAYNAQQPWMPTPDPNQLQQITQQPPPAAPPISIPPPQIVPQQTVNEAAPISTESSSKHDAAVAQEAENQRDELKRQRSSYLKKTSLLRKELKMLKEQRKDLHSGGGAPPSPTTKGFIDENEKLQNQIQKKLNTIENVIDMLTGIIGEENLERDEECYESDKSVKDDFNKKHVKEQKQLQQQQNVGGSSERSRKKKRKNSTTSSGSSSSSSSSSTSSSSSSTSTENEEEDDDDSSPERLKNKAIESMKAKAKEGLKRDQVGAAKAKDEKFLDEKKRFNYVFYDPEMHWCQTCDVFPKTAKDYLNHLHSKEHMDRESIETPWHIDMVTDQFPTFENVPTKRTPIRGLTFFIPASAWFCKLCNNWMGDLHCASTHLKSQLHASKYNAFLEKNPHYEVNWLADRQRVLNERKVVPLPPQITAVTTTAAESVTTKKSKKEEKVKKRKKKSSDKKDKKKKHKRSKKRKKNAATTSTSSDSSSSESEKASKSKIKSSPIIIQSLDNPNPAVSIRVAMRKQDLTKADEDTPPPPPRMRLEAGAPHPAPSSNIDLSGNAVSAVAIAAGGANATAALLANQGRLSKWTEAQDSSAKAAATAHHTAVAESDNKHDDAILQQWNTVQPVISESEKKLLEQLKGKLKNKPREESTTPAGASIRHNDVPADRRVRDRDRDRDRDRDRSDRDRNDRNERDRKRRSRSPVFGGGRGGGGRGRLRRTRSRSRSRGRISSPMGRRRRTRSRSRGRRSRSFDRRRRYSRSRSRSRTRSGSRSRIEKPVVRHAEFRPRVPEKDKDREKRSTTESKDKKSTDKKTKTSNTAPVAAAVTGKKLPFIGKMPVFKKQTAGQGEGSGSGAENTITYTSDNSQQTNSAHFAPQRPPAPTAAQIQMAMMEDVYGNAPPFHPDAGMMMDYEELMPDPIQFVNLMGQAPPPPPPPAVAGVTDAADDTNPPGVTEDILPPGIDVAESEDCVPRPISDGPLPRKGPLPKDLEEALNIIFPGEKKPEDEEAEAAKKAKSTGETQIITDEPVMQPEDLVKEGIHMVTIEETSLVGMDEASQMSMNEPLVFNKPTNSLQPEAVTANLSIKTTSISLADSSSQDATDIDLAAVQPPPPPPQTDASTAQQVVKTAGVEKPEAAEVVNGDDNTPIFNSTTVKPAEELASDANDSIEETSFAPAPAPSDIPMPDATLANKASMDDVANIVYDLDDIPQPPPSPTESEKMRRQEELNDLAMLGIDADDMAAQCF, via the exons ATGGAAGAAGACCTTATATTACAACAACCAGCGGATCGTCGTCTGGGTACTGGAAATACATTACCACCGGGACCGCCAGGTGCAGAAAGCGATGGCGGTGCAGAATACG aaaatttcACCATAGATACCAATAAAACCAAAATGGAAAAGGACTCTAGTAGAATATCAGCAAGTCGGTCTAGTCGTCGTCGTTCGCCTTCTGGTAGTCCGCCACGCTCTAGACGTAAGTCCCCATCACGCGGCCGTCGATCGCCCTCTTTAGACAGCGGTAGCCGTCGTCGACGACGTTCTCCTTCCCCACCTCCTCGCCGTAATCGATTTCGTGACTACTCGCCAGACCGCCGACGTTTCGATGGAGGTGGTGGGCGCAACATGCGTCGCTCACCCGACAGACGACGTGGTGGTGGGGGACGTGGTTTTCGTTTTCGAGGTCGCAGTAATAGCCGATCGCGCAGCCGTAGCATATCACCGCGCCGTGGTGGTGGTAATCGTTGGTCCCCTAAAAAGAAGCCTAGTTCACCGCTTCCCATTAATGCGCCGCCACCACCACAAGTCTCGCAACCGCAAACGCAGTATGGTGCTATTCCACCACAACTATATCCAAGTGATACCTATGCCCAAACGGCATACAACCAATATTCTGTGCCGCCGCCACAGCCAGCAGCAAGTTTTCCGCCACAACAAAGAACAGATTCTTATGGTATGCAGGCACCAGCACCGCCTGTCTTTAATGCAGCTTATCCGCCGCCACCAGTTTGGGGGTCTAATG atGCTTATAATGCACAACAGCCTTGGATGCCAACTCCAGATCCCAATCAGCTACAGCAAATCACTCAACAACCGCCTCCAGCGGCACCACCAATATCCATACCACCGCCACAAATTGTGCCGCAACAAACTGTAAATGAAGCCGCACCCATTTCTACTGAATCAAGTTCAAAACATGATG CAGCTGTTGCACAAGAAGCAGAGAATCAGCGTGACGAATTGAAGCGCCAACGCAGCAGTTATCTAAAGAAAACATCGCTACTACGTaaggaattaaaaatgttaaaggaACAACGAAAAGATTTGCACAGTGGTGGTGGGGCACCACCTTCACCCACTACAAAGGGCTTTATCGATGAAAACGAAAAGCTACAG AATCAAATACAAAAGAAACTCAACACGATCGAAAATGTCATTGACATGCTAACTGGTATTATTGGAGAGGAAAATTTGGAAAGAGACGAGGAATGTTACGAGAGCGATAAGAGTGTAAAGgacgattttaataaaaaacatgttaAGGAACAAAAACAGCTGCAACAGCAGCAAAATGTCGGTGGTAGTAGTGAACGCAGTCGCAAGAAGAAGCGTAAAAATTCGACAACTTCATCTGGCAGCTCGTCGAGTAGTTCCAGCAGCAGTACGAGTTCCTCGTCCAGTTCAACGTCAACGGAGAACGAGgaggaagatgatgatgatagcTCACCAGAACGTTTGAAGAACAAAGCTATAGAGTCGATGAAGGCCAAAGCGAAGGAAGGTTTAAAACGCGACCAGGTCGGCGCCGCCAAAGCAAAAGATGAAAAATT CCTTGATGAGAAAAAACGTTTCAATTACGTGTTTTATGATCCCGAAATGCATTGGTGCCAAACGTGTGATGTATTTCCGAAAACCGCAAAAGATTACCTAAATCACTTACACTCCAAAGAGCATATGGATCGGGAAAGCATTGAAACGCCTTGGCACATAGATATGGTGACTGAC CAATTTCCAACCTTTGAGAATGTCCCAACAAAACGTACACCTATACGCGGTCTCACATTCTTCATACCAGCCTCAGCTTGGTTTTGTAAATTGTGCAACAATTGGATGGGCGATTTGCATTGCGCCTCAACTCATTTAAAATCTCAATTACATGCTAGTAAATACAAC gcatttttggagaaaaatcCACACTACGAAGTTAATTGGTTGGCCGATCGTCAACGTGTTCTGAATGAACGCAAAGTTGTGCCACTCCCGCCACAAATCACAGCCGTTACAACTACAGCTGCTGAGAGTGTTACAactaaaaaatccaaaaaggaAGAGAAAGTCAAGAAACGAAAGAAGAAGAG TTCGGACAAAAAggataagaagaaaaaacacaagCGTTCCAAGAAACGCAAGAAGAATGCTGCCACAACATCGACCTCTAGTGATTCTTCGTCTTCGGAGAGCGAAAAGGCTAGCAAATCTAAAATCAAATCGTCGCCCATAATCATTCAAAGCTTGGATAATCCCAATCCTGCCGTTTCGATACGTGTGGCAATGCGCAAACAAGACTTAACGAAAGCTGACGAGGATACACCACCACCGCCGCCACGTATGCGTCTCGAAGCCGGCGCTCCTCACCCTGCACCGTCATCTAACATCGATTTGAGCGGTAATGCCGTCAGTGCAGTGGCGATTGCAGCTGGTGGCGCTAATGCTACCGCCGCATTGTTGGCCAATCAAGGTCGTTTAAGTAAATGGACTGAGGCGCAAGATAGTAGCGCTAAGGCTGCAGCCACAGCACATCACACAGCTGTTGCGGAGTCGGATAACAAACATGATGATGCCATTTTGCAGCAATGGAACACCGTGCAACCGGTCATAAGCGAGAGTGAAAAGAAATTGTTGGAGCAGTTGAAGGGAAAGCTAAAGAATAAACCGCGTGAGGAATCCACAACACCGGCCGGTGCTTCGATACGTCATAATGACGTTCCGGCAGATCGACGTGTACGTGACCGTGACCGCGATCGTGATCGTGATCGTGATCGCAGTGACAGAGATCGAAATGATCGCAACGAGCGCGATCGCAAACGGCGTTCGCGAAGTCCCGTCTTTGGTGGCGGACGTGGTGGTGGTGGTCGGGGACGTTTGCGGCGCACACGTAGTCGCTCGCGCAGTCGCGGACGCATTAGTTCGCCAATGGGTCGTAGAAGGCGCACACGTTCACGCTCACGTGGACGAAG AAGTCGCTCTTTCGATCGTCGGCGCCGCTACAGTCGTTCACGTTCTCGTTCGCGCACGCGTTCTGGAAGTCGCAGTCGTATTGAAAAGCCGGTTGTGCGACATGCCGAATTTAGGCCGCGTGTGCCTGAAAAGGACAAGGATAGAGAAAAGCGTTCCACTACAGAATCGAAAGATAAAAAGAGTACcgacaagaaaaccaaaacaagCAACACAGCTCCGGTCGCAGCTGCAGTCACTGGCAAGAAATTACCGTTCATTGGTAAAATGCCAGTTTTCAAGAAGCAAACTGCTGGCCAAGGTGAAGGCAGCGGCAGTGGTGCTGAGAACACCATAACCTATACAAGCGACAATAGTCAACAAACCAACTCTGCTCATTTTGCGCCGCAACGTCCGCCTGCACCCACCGCAGCACAAATCCAAATGGCTATGATGGAAGATGTATACGGCAATGCACCGCCATTCCATCCCGATGCTGGCATGATGATGGACTATGAGGAGTTAATGCCAGATCCAATACAGTTTGTAAATTTGATGGGTCAGGCGccgccaccgccaccaccaccagcgGTAGCTGGAGTGACAGATGCGGCAGATGACACCAACCCTCCTGGTGTTACTGAAGACATACTACCACCGGGTATTGATGTGGCCGAGAGTGAAGACTGTGTGCCACGGCCCATTTCCGATGGACCTTTGCCACGTAAAGGGCCATTACCAAAAGATCTCGAAGAGGCGCTCAACATAATATTCCCAGGTGAAAAGAAGCCAGAAGATGAGGAAGCAGAGGCTGCGAAAAAGGCAAAATCAACAG GCGAAACACAAATAATTACCGATGAGCCCGTAATGCAGCCAGAGGATCTGGTCAAGGAAGGTATACATATGGTTACCATCGAAGAAACCTCTCTGGTTGGCATGGATGAAGCTTCACAAATGAGCATGAACGAACCGTTGGTGTTTAATAAGCCCACAAATTCTTTGCAACCTGAAGCAGTCACAGCAAACTTAAGCATTAAAACCACATCGATTTCACTAGCAGATAGTTCATCGCAAGATGCTACTGACATTGATTTGGCCGCAGTACAGCCCCCACCACCGCCACCACAAACTGATGCAAGTACGGCCCAACAAGTAGTAAAGACTGCAGGCGTTGAGAAGCCGGAAGCAGCGGAGGTGGTCAACGGTGATGACAACACACCTATCTTCAATTCCACTACTGTCAAACCAGCTGAGGAGCTAGCAAGCGATGCAAACGATTCCATAGAAGAAACAAGCTTTGCGCCCGCACCCGCACCCAGTGATATACCCATGCCCGATGCAACGCTTGCGAATAAAGCATCAATGGACGATGTTGCTAATATCGTGTACGACTTAGATGATATTCCACAGCCGCCGCCATCGCCAACGGAGAGCGAGAAGATGCGTAGACAGGAGGAGTTGAATGATTTGGCAATGTTGGGTATTGATGCCGACGATATGGCTGCACAGTGCTTTTGA
- the LOC128858862 gene encoding zinc finger matrin-type protein CG9776 isoform X2, producing MEEDLILQQPADRRLGTGNTLPPGPPGAESDGGAEYENFTIDTNKTKMEKDSSRISASRSSRRRSPSGSPPRSRRKSPSRGRRSPSLDSGSRRRRRSPSPPPRRNRFRDYSPDRRRFDGGGGRNMRRSPDRRRGGGGRGFRFRGRSNSRSRSRSISPRRGGGNRWSPKKKPSSPLPINAPPPPQVSQPQTQYGAIPPQLYPSDTYAQTAYNQYSVPPPQPAASFPPQQRTDSYGMQAPAPPVFNAAYPPPPVWGSNDAYNAQQPWMPTPDPNQLQQITQQPPPAAPPISIPPPQIVPQQTVNEAAPISTESSSKHDAVAQEAENQRDELKRQRSSYLKKTSLLRKELKMLKEQRKDLHSGGGAPPSPTTKGFIDENEKLQNQIQKKLNTIENVIDMLTGIIGEENLERDEECYESDKSVKDDFNKKHVKEQKQLQQQQNVGGSSERSRKKKRKNSTTSSGSSSSSSSSSTSSSSSSTSTENEEEDDDDSSPERLKNKAIESMKAKAKEGLKRDQVGAAKAKDEKFLDEKKRFNYVFYDPEMHWCQTCDVFPKTAKDYLNHLHSKEHMDRESIETPWHIDMVTDQFPTFENVPTKRTPIRGLTFFIPASAWFCKLCNNWMGDLHCASTHLKSQLHASKYNAFLEKNPHYEVNWLADRQRVLNERKVVPLPPQITAVTTTAAESVTTKKSKKEEKVKKRKKKSSDKKDKKKKHKRSKKRKKNAATTSTSSDSSSSESEKASKSKIKSSPIIIQSLDNPNPAVSIRVAMRKQDLTKADEDTPPPPPRMRLEAGAPHPAPSSNIDLSGNAVSAVAIAAGGANATAALLANQGRLSKWTEAQDSSAKAAATAHHTAVAESDNKHDDAILQQWNTVQPVISESEKKLLEQLKGKLKNKPREESTTPAGASIRHNDVPADRRVRDRDRDRDRDRDRSDRDRNDRNERDRKRRSRSPVFGGGRGGGGRGRLRRTRSRSRSRGRISSPMGRRRRTRSRSRGRRSRSFDRRRRYSRSRSRSRTRSGSRSRIEKPVVRHAEFRPRVPEKDKDREKRSTTESKDKKSTDKKTKTSNTAPVAAAVTGKKLPFIGKMPVFKKQTAGQGEGSGSGAENTITYTSDNSQQTNSAHFAPQRPPAPTAAQIQMAMMEDVYGNAPPFHPDAGMMMDYEELMPDPIQFVNLMGQAPPPPPPPAVAGVTDAADDTNPPGVTEDILPPGIDVAESEDCVPRPISDGPLPRKGPLPKDLEEALNIIFPGEKKPEDEEAEAAKKAKSTGETQIITDEPVMQPEDLVKEGIHMVTIEETSLVGMDEASQMSMNEPLVFNKPTNSLQPEAVTANLSIKTTSISLADSSSQDATDIDLAAVQPPPPPPQTDASTAQQVVKTAGVEKPEAAEVVNGDDNTPIFNSTTVKPAEELASDANDSIEETSFAPAPAPSDIPMPDATLANKASMDDVANIVYDLDDIPQPPPSPTESEKMRRQEELNDLAMLGIDADDMAAQCF from the exons ATGGAAGAAGACCTTATATTACAACAACCAGCGGATCGTCGTCTGGGTACTGGAAATACATTACCACCGGGACCGCCAGGTGCAGAAAGCGATGGCGGTGCAGAATACG aaaatttcACCATAGATACCAATAAAACCAAAATGGAAAAGGACTCTAGTAGAATATCAGCAAGTCGGTCTAGTCGTCGTCGTTCGCCTTCTGGTAGTCCGCCACGCTCTAGACGTAAGTCCCCATCACGCGGCCGTCGATCGCCCTCTTTAGACAGCGGTAGCCGTCGTCGACGACGTTCTCCTTCCCCACCTCCTCGCCGTAATCGATTTCGTGACTACTCGCCAGACCGCCGACGTTTCGATGGAGGTGGTGGGCGCAACATGCGTCGCTCACCCGACAGACGACGTGGTGGTGGGGGACGTGGTTTTCGTTTTCGAGGTCGCAGTAATAGCCGATCGCGCAGCCGTAGCATATCACCGCGCCGTGGTGGTGGTAATCGTTGGTCCCCTAAAAAGAAGCCTAGTTCACCGCTTCCCATTAATGCGCCGCCACCACCACAAGTCTCGCAACCGCAAACGCAGTATGGTGCTATTCCACCACAACTATATCCAAGTGATACCTATGCCCAAACGGCATACAACCAATATTCTGTGCCGCCGCCACAGCCAGCAGCAAGTTTTCCGCCACAACAAAGAACAGATTCTTATGGTATGCAGGCACCAGCACCGCCTGTCTTTAATGCAGCTTATCCGCCGCCACCAGTTTGGGGGTCTAATG atGCTTATAATGCACAACAGCCTTGGATGCCAACTCCAGATCCCAATCAGCTACAGCAAATCACTCAACAACCGCCTCCAGCGGCACCACCAATATCCATACCACCGCCACAAATTGTGCCGCAACAAACTGTAAATGAAGCCGCACCCATTTCTACTGAATCAAGTTCAAAACATGATG CTGTTGCACAAGAAGCAGAGAATCAGCGTGACGAATTGAAGCGCCAACGCAGCAGTTATCTAAAGAAAACATCGCTACTACGTaaggaattaaaaatgttaaaggaACAACGAAAAGATTTGCACAGTGGTGGTGGGGCACCACCTTCACCCACTACAAAGGGCTTTATCGATGAAAACGAAAAGCTACAG AATCAAATACAAAAGAAACTCAACACGATCGAAAATGTCATTGACATGCTAACTGGTATTATTGGAGAGGAAAATTTGGAAAGAGACGAGGAATGTTACGAGAGCGATAAGAGTGTAAAGgacgattttaataaaaaacatgttaAGGAACAAAAACAGCTGCAACAGCAGCAAAATGTCGGTGGTAGTAGTGAACGCAGTCGCAAGAAGAAGCGTAAAAATTCGACAACTTCATCTGGCAGCTCGTCGAGTAGTTCCAGCAGCAGTACGAGTTCCTCGTCCAGTTCAACGTCAACGGAGAACGAGgaggaagatgatgatgatagcTCACCAGAACGTTTGAAGAACAAAGCTATAGAGTCGATGAAGGCCAAAGCGAAGGAAGGTTTAAAACGCGACCAGGTCGGCGCCGCCAAAGCAAAAGATGAAAAATT CCTTGATGAGAAAAAACGTTTCAATTACGTGTTTTATGATCCCGAAATGCATTGGTGCCAAACGTGTGATGTATTTCCGAAAACCGCAAAAGATTACCTAAATCACTTACACTCCAAAGAGCATATGGATCGGGAAAGCATTGAAACGCCTTGGCACATAGATATGGTGACTGAC CAATTTCCAACCTTTGAGAATGTCCCAACAAAACGTACACCTATACGCGGTCTCACATTCTTCATACCAGCCTCAGCTTGGTTTTGTAAATTGTGCAACAATTGGATGGGCGATTTGCATTGCGCCTCAACTCATTTAAAATCTCAATTACATGCTAGTAAATACAAC gcatttttggagaaaaatcCACACTACGAAGTTAATTGGTTGGCCGATCGTCAACGTGTTCTGAATGAACGCAAAGTTGTGCCACTCCCGCCACAAATCACAGCCGTTACAACTACAGCTGCTGAGAGTGTTACAactaaaaaatccaaaaaggaAGAGAAAGTCAAGAAACGAAAGAAGAAGAG TTCGGACAAAAAggataagaagaaaaaacacaagCGTTCCAAGAAACGCAAGAAGAATGCTGCCACAACATCGACCTCTAGTGATTCTTCGTCTTCGGAGAGCGAAAAGGCTAGCAAATCTAAAATCAAATCGTCGCCCATAATCATTCAAAGCTTGGATAATCCCAATCCTGCCGTTTCGATACGTGTGGCAATGCGCAAACAAGACTTAACGAAAGCTGACGAGGATACACCACCACCGCCGCCACGTATGCGTCTCGAAGCCGGCGCTCCTCACCCTGCACCGTCATCTAACATCGATTTGAGCGGTAATGCCGTCAGTGCAGTGGCGATTGCAGCTGGTGGCGCTAATGCTACCGCCGCATTGTTGGCCAATCAAGGTCGTTTAAGTAAATGGACTGAGGCGCAAGATAGTAGCGCTAAGGCTGCAGCCACAGCACATCACACAGCTGTTGCGGAGTCGGATAACAAACATGATGATGCCATTTTGCAGCAATGGAACACCGTGCAACCGGTCATAAGCGAGAGTGAAAAGAAATTGTTGGAGCAGTTGAAGGGAAAGCTAAAGAATAAACCGCGTGAGGAATCCACAACACCGGCCGGTGCTTCGATACGTCATAATGACGTTCCGGCAGATCGACGTGTACGTGACCGTGACCGCGATCGTGATCGTGATCGTGATCGCAGTGACAGAGATCGAAATGATCGCAACGAGCGCGATCGCAAACGGCGTTCGCGAAGTCCCGTCTTTGGTGGCGGACGTGGTGGTGGTGGTCGGGGACGTTTGCGGCGCACACGTAGTCGCTCGCGCAGTCGCGGACGCATTAGTTCGCCAATGGGTCGTAGAAGGCGCACACGTTCACGCTCACGTGGACGAAG AAGTCGCTCTTTCGATCGTCGGCGCCGCTACAGTCGTTCACGTTCTCGTTCGCGCACGCGTTCTGGAAGTCGCAGTCGTATTGAAAAGCCGGTTGTGCGACATGCCGAATTTAGGCCGCGTGTGCCTGAAAAGGACAAGGATAGAGAAAAGCGTTCCACTACAGAATCGAAAGATAAAAAGAGTACcgacaagaaaaccaaaacaagCAACACAGCTCCGGTCGCAGCTGCAGTCACTGGCAAGAAATTACCGTTCATTGGTAAAATGCCAGTTTTCAAGAAGCAAACTGCTGGCCAAGGTGAAGGCAGCGGCAGTGGTGCTGAGAACACCATAACCTATACAAGCGACAATAGTCAACAAACCAACTCTGCTCATTTTGCGCCGCAACGTCCGCCTGCACCCACCGCAGCACAAATCCAAATGGCTATGATGGAAGATGTATACGGCAATGCACCGCCATTCCATCCCGATGCTGGCATGATGATGGACTATGAGGAGTTAATGCCAGATCCAATACAGTTTGTAAATTTGATGGGTCAGGCGccgccaccgccaccaccaccagcgGTAGCTGGAGTGACAGATGCGGCAGATGACACCAACCCTCCTGGTGTTACTGAAGACATACTACCACCGGGTATTGATGTGGCCGAGAGTGAAGACTGTGTGCCACGGCCCATTTCCGATGGACCTTTGCCACGTAAAGGGCCATTACCAAAAGATCTCGAAGAGGCGCTCAACATAATATTCCCAGGTGAAAAGAAGCCAGAAGATGAGGAAGCAGAGGCTGCGAAAAAGGCAAAATCAACAG GCGAAACACAAATAATTACCGATGAGCCCGTAATGCAGCCAGAGGATCTGGTCAAGGAAGGTATACATATGGTTACCATCGAAGAAACCTCTCTGGTTGGCATGGATGAAGCTTCACAAATGAGCATGAACGAACCGTTGGTGTTTAATAAGCCCACAAATTCTTTGCAACCTGAAGCAGTCACAGCAAACTTAAGCATTAAAACCACATCGATTTCACTAGCAGATAGTTCATCGCAAGATGCTACTGACATTGATTTGGCCGCAGTACAGCCCCCACCACCGCCACCACAAACTGATGCAAGTACGGCCCAACAAGTAGTAAAGACTGCAGGCGTTGAGAAGCCGGAAGCAGCGGAGGTGGTCAACGGTGATGACAACACACCTATCTTCAATTCCACTACTGTCAAACCAGCTGAGGAGCTAGCAAGCGATGCAAACGATTCCATAGAAGAAACAAGCTTTGCGCCCGCACCCGCACCCAGTGATATACCCATGCCCGATGCAACGCTTGCGAATAAAGCATCAATGGACGATGTTGCTAATATCGTGTACGACTTAGATGATATTCCACAGCCGCCGCCATCGCCAACGGAGAGCGAGAAGATGCGTAGACAGGAGGAGTTGAATGATTTGGCAATGTTGGGTATTGATGCCGACGATATGGCTGCACAGTGCTTTTGA